The Callospermophilus lateralis isolate mCalLat2 chromosome 4, mCalLat2.hap1, whole genome shotgun sequence genomic interval ctaGGCATTGAAATGACTGACTCAACATATTTATGTAGAAATAATAAAAACTATTTCCTACTTATGAACACTGCATTCCATGgcctcagtttttattttttttagtttttattttattttattttattttattggttattcaaaacattacaaagattgcagaatcacatcggttacacatccacatttttacataatgccataatagtaactgttgtattctgctagctttcctaccctctactatccccccctccccacccttcccatcttctctctctaccccatctactgtaattcatttctctccttatttttttcccattcccctcacaacctcttatatgtaattttgtataacaatgagggtctccttccatttccttgcaatttcctttttctctccctttcgcccgacctcatgactctgtttaatgttaatcttttcctcctgttcttcctccctgctctgttcttagttgttctcattatatcaaagaagacatttggtatttgtttttagggattggctagcttcacttagcataatctgctctaatgccatccatttccctgcaaattccatgattttgtcatttcttagtgctgcatagtacgccattgtgtataaatgccacattttttttattcattcatctattgaggggcatcggggttgattccacagtctagctattgtgaattgtgctgctatgaacatcgatgtggcagtatccctgtagtacgctcttttaaggtcttcagggaatagtccaagaagggcaatagctgggtcaaatggtggttccattcccaactttcctaggaatctccatactgctttccatattggctgcaccaatttgcggtcccaccagcaatgtacaagagtacccttttccccacatcctcgccagcacttgttgttgtttgacttcataatggctgccaatcttactggagtgagatggtatcttagggtggttttgatttgcatttctctgactgctagagatggtgagcattttttcatgtacttgttgattgattgtatgtcctcctctgagaagtgtctgttcaggtctttggcccatttgttgattgggttatttgttttcttattgtttaattttttgagttctttgtatactctggatattagggctctatctgaagtgtgaggagtaaaaatttgttcccatgatgtaggctccctgtttatctctcttattgtttctcttgctgagaaaaaactttttagtttaagtaagtcccatttgttgattctagttattaactcttgtgctatgggtgtcctattaaggaatttggagcccgaccccacaatatgtagatcggagtcaactttttcttctatcagatgcagagtctctgatttgatatcaaggtccttgatccattttgagttaacttttgtgcatggcgagaggaggggattcagtttcattttgttgcatatggatttccagttttcccagtaccatttgttgaagatgctatccttcctccattgcatgcttttagcccctttatcgaatataagataattgtaattttgtggattggtttctgtgtcctctattctataccattggtccacccagctgtttgggtaccagtaccatgctgtttttgttactattgctttgtagtacagtttgaaatctggtatggctacacctcctgattcacacttcctgcttagaattgcttttgctattctgggtcttttatttttccatataaatttcatgattgctttatctatttccacaagaaatgccgttgggattttgattggcattgcattgaacctatcgagaacttttggtaatatcgccattttgatgatattaattctgcctatccatgaatagggtatatttttccatcttctaagatcttcttctatttctctctttagggttctatagttttccttgtataaatctttcacctcttttgttaggttgattcccaagtattttattttttttgaggatattgtgaatggagtggttttcctcatttccagttcagaagatttgtcgctgatatacaggaatgcctttgatttatgtgtgttgattttatatcctgccactttgctgaattcatttattagctctagtagtttctggcctcagtttttaaatgcaaataggtATTATTTTTCTCCCTAACCCTTTAACAGTAATAAATATAGCAATTGTTGTTTGAGATTTATTAATTATCAGGCACTGAAATTGACTAAACATTTTGCTTATCTAATTTTTctaaagacaataaaaactatatGAGGCAATTTTTATTCATATAAATGCTTGAAGAAGAAAGTAGTTAAATATCTAATCCCCTTCATCTCTGTATTTGTCAGCAGTGTAACCTTACTAATATTTTTagtggaaaaataaaatgaatttataaTAGACAAAAGATAGGATTTTATGTAAATATCCTACTTTATAtgcttctttaaaatattttctcacaatCTTAAGTGGTGAATGGCCTGCCTCTCTTATTCCACAACCACATGCTCATtttaattttctatatttatttatttatttttgtttctcttaCACCTATAGTTTTTCTCCTGACctcctaatatttcacttttaatttttttctttaattgtttATGGATCtttagtttattcatttatttatatgtggtgctgagaatccaaaccagtacctcacacaccaaggcgagtgctctaccactaagccacaaacccagccctcactttttttaatatttattttttagatgtagatgacacaacacaatgcctttcttttcttttcttttctttttaatgtggtgctgaggattggacccagctCCCGccagtgctaggcgagcactctactgctgagccacaatcccagccccagtcctCACTTTTAATTTTGACTGATCTGTTACACATCTACCCAAAATCTAATAAGACACTTGCTTTTTAATAACATGCCCACTTGTCTCCAAGGTGCTCTGGGGATGATCAGTGACTAGATATTAAGCCAACAAAACATAGTTCAGCTACCAGATCCCACCATTGCTTTGAAAGGGGATTGGAATTTTGTGAATGGCAGAGCAAGATGGTGGTATAAGATTCTCTATCCATCATTGCTTTATAATTTGTACAGCTATACTTATATGCAATTAGTTTAACAGCAGACAAGGCAACCAGGTAAAACATCAACAGAACTCAGTTGAAGAGTAAGAATAAAATTTGACACTTCAAAGAGGATATAATGCGTGGTTTTATATTATCTTTGTCACCTCTCCCAACCCCAGGCTGCACAGTGTGGAGAGCAACACCATCTACATGGGAAAAAGAGAGGTAAATGAACATAGGAATTGGCCTTAGATTCAATTCTAGACCTACCACAATAAACACATCAAAGGTAGAGTACTGGCTTAAGATTGGACCTATGGACTGAGCTTCTAGATTCACTCTGGAACAAAAGACACAACAAATCCATTGAGATTCACTCACTTTCTGGTTCTCAAAACCACAAGCAAAGTGCAGTGGACTTGGGTTTTGGACAAATCTCATGGATGAAAGATCACACTAGTTGTGGGCTTCAGGTGCCCCCAGCACTGCGCCAGCTCAATGGCCACAGAATTAATGTCCAGTGTTGAGCTACTCTTGTCAGCCCAAGATTAGAAGGCCACAGGATTACAGCCCACGTTGCCAGCTGTGGCAATCCTGTGACAATGGCTGCAGTGTTTATGGGCTTAGGGAATACACCAGGTGGTCTACTCAGAAAATATgaataaacttatttttaaaagatgtccTTTAACAAAGTGCTACTGAAAAGACTGGAACAAATGCATACATTTTCAACAAGTTGACATCAATGCATGAGCAAAAGAATTAAGAACAATTGAGGAAGCATGACTATTTAACTGTAATTTAGTATATCTTGGTCAACATTTCCCTGTAGTTCCTATTCTCCCAATTCTTGCCTCTGTAACTACCATCTACCATTCAACTCACCTTCTAtgaaatcatataatatatatatatatatatatatataacatgagtgagatcatgcatTACTTTTCTCTGTTTCTAGCTTATTTCACTGAATATAATGATCTCCAGTTCTACCCATGTTTTTGCAAATAATGGAATTTATTTTTTGTCTATGCCTAAAGAATAGTCATTatgaaccacatttttttttattcttgtcagTTGACAGATTCTTTCCatttcttgactattgtgaatactgCTACAACAAAAATGGAAATGCAGATGCCTCTGGATATATAACTAGTAGTGGGATTGTGGATCATATGaatttatatttctaatttttgaGGAAACACCATTTTCCCCTAAATAATACATTAATTTGCTTTCTCACCATCCATGTGTGAACATTCACATTTTTTCcccatcctcaccaatatttatcaAAATCTTCCTGATAGtagccattcttattggagtgaagTGAGAGTTCATTGTGGTTCTGATTTGAGTTTCCGTGACACTAATCTtacaataagaaaataatttcaaaattctaGTGTGGGCTTTGAAAATTTAGTGTGtctaattttcttaaaattttgttGAAGGTAAGTTAAGAACAAATATGATAACTCAAAAATTCAACAAATACTCCTCCACATGTTTATAAGGAAAAACATATGCCATATTTCTTATAATTTATTGGGTGATAATAAAGTATATTATTCACTTAATAAGAATTTACCAAATTAAAACTCAGTAATTCTATGGATTATGTAAATACATAAACAGACATttaacttcttcctttttttgttaGAGTTGAACAGACCAAACTGTACTTaagaaaaaaggttttttttcttttttcttttttcttttttttactgagTTTGATCAGAAGCACAGCTTTTGTTTTGACATGGCAGTTCAGTTTAAAAGTATTTAACCACTCACTCTATTTCTGTGACAGCTTTGATAGCTCATTAGCCACTGTAAAACTATTGCTACAAATACCATAAGAGTTTGCAAAGACATAATAATTTTATGTGGTTAGCAATGTCTGACAATTTTAAGTATTAAGAGAAtgttagccaggtgcagtggtgcacacctgtaatatctGTCATCAGGAAGCTGATGAAAGAAGATTGatggttcaaagccatcctcaacaactttgaggcactaagcaacttaatgagaccctgtctctaaataaaatacaaaataggactgggaatgtggctcattgtTTGAGTGTTCCTAAGTTCAACCACTGGTCCTGACCCCCGCCCCCCAAAAGAGATAATCTTAGCTATAAAAGGCATGTCTATTTATCTAAGGCtttgatatagatagatagatagatagatagatagatagatagatagatgatagatagatatagatatatagatatagatagatagatagataggtatagatatatggatttgtgtgtatacacacacacacacatatatttaatccATATTATGGCTATTATCCTggtacaagaaataaaaataacaattatttatctttcttattggtaaaattatgtaaattgttaatgttgTGAGTTAACTgttatttatatttcaatacattttaaaatatatacattataGAGGCTGGGAttgtcagtagtagagcacttgtttagtgcatgcgaggcactgggtttgatcctcagcactacataaaaataaataaatataaaaaaggtattgtgtccaaatatgtataaaaataaatctaaaatatatatacaatatattccTCATAGAGACATAAAACTTATAAAATTACATCGTGATAacctattttcttattttattctctCTTGCTTAGGACTgcataataacaaaaataaaatttttcaattGCAGAACCATATTTTAGTGgacgtaattttaaaaaatgtatgtaaTACATATATGAAAGTTCGTTGGAAATATTTAATTCAAAAAGCCACCAGAAATCATTTAATTCAAAGCCATGTGTTCATCTATATATCATAAGAATTCTTAATGTCTCAGAGagatatttacattttaatttcttttttaaatataatatttttttttttagtttttcatggacctttattttatttatttgtatgtagtgctgagaatcaaacccagtgcctcacacatgctaggcaagggtgctcccactgagctacaaccccagtaaaacattttaattttttatattagaATCCTTTGATTTCCAGATATTAGCAGACAGTTGAGATGTAAGGACTAAGAATTCTTTGAAATGTTTTAAAATCAGtataatgatttttattttataaatatttaaattcattGTGTATTTTACTTTGTAAATTATACTAGTCTacaaatttagaaataaaatgtattaGTCTTCAATTTTTCTACTCAACATTACTTgggaaaaaatttatttataaatggaACAATTTAATTTGAAATACTCCTGTGGTATAACTATTAATTGATAACTCAAGACAAAAGTTTAATTGTTGAGTTGATAGTCATATGCTTAACATAATTATAATGaaacttaaatttatatttgtcTATTAAACAAGGAATTCAATttacaaataaaatgaaagtgaTGCCCTTTAAATTTCACAAATCTGTACATTTAAAGATACAGTGCAATAGAACACATTACCTATAGGGACTAAATTTAATGAATCAAGATACAGAATATGTAGAACTAAATACATTATGACATTATTAATATTCACCTTGAAATTCCACCTGAAGTACAATGTGGTGATATAAACAGAATTAAAACTATTTACTATATCAtagagtatattttaaataaatacatgCCATTTCAAAAGAAAATTCTGTATTGGAAAACTTTTTCATACTTTTAAATAACTTGGTAAACAGTATGTTGGATGTCCTTGGGTGTGGAAGTGGAAGAAATGGACCAGAAAAAATTTCaaattaagtaaaatgtgacattTAAAGAAATTATTAGAGAACAACAATATTTAGTAAAGATATTTATGAATTTCAAGATTTTACTGAGTTGCTTTTTATagttccccttgttttttttacAAAAGCTTCTCTTATTTATTTGTAGAAAATACTACTCTGTGGAGCACATCCTTGAAGGCTTGCTTTACTTGCTGGTTCCTCAGGGTGTAGATGAAAGGGTTCAGCATGGGGGCAACAGAGGTGTTGAGAATAGCTACTCCTTTAGTCAGTGATGCCTTTTCTTTGGCAGACGGATTAGCATACATGAATATACAACTTCCATAAGAAATAGAAATGACAATCATGTGAGAGGAACAGGTGGAGAAAGCCTTTTTTCTCTGACTGGCAGAGGGAATTCTCAAAATGGTCCTGATAATGTACATGTAAGATAAAACCACTAATGCCAAAGTGAATAGTAAAGTAACCAGAGCAAAGTAGAAACCAATGATTTCTAGGAGCCATGTATCTGAGCAAGACAGTTGTAAGAGGGGAAAATAATCACATGCAAAGTGATCAATGACATTGGAAGCACAGTAATCCAGCTGGAGCAGAAGCATCAGGGGTGGGAAAATGGTCAGAAACCCACCTGcccaggcacacagcacaagcagGGTGCAGAGTTTCCTGCTCATAATGGTTGTGTAATGAAGGGGCTTGCAGATGGCAACATAGCGGTCATATGACATGGCAGTGAGAATGTAAAATTCTGTCACTCCCatgaagataaagaaaaaaagttgtGCTGCACAATTGTTATAGGAAATGGTCTTATCCTGGGTGACAATAGCGCCTAGAAACCTAGGGATACAAACAGTTGTAAATGAGATTTCTAAAAAAGAGAAGTTCCGGAGGAAGAAATACATAGGAGTCTGTAGATGGGAATCCACCAAGGTTAGAGTGATGATAGTCAGATTCCCAGTGACACTTAATATGTAAGTGataaataaaaacaggaaaattaCAATCTGAAGTTTAGGATCATCAGAAAGGCCTAGGAGCACAAATTCTGTGATCACTGTATGGttcatctctctttctttctgctttTCCCTGTCTCTGGGACTCTCCTTGTTCCTCTTTTAAAGATATTGGGGATACAAGAAAttaaagagagaagaaagatatAATTATCATGAACAATATAGTCCTTATTGATACAATTCTAAAATATCTTCCATAATCTCTAACAATTTTATTTACATTATTACtctctttgcattatattttatgACATATTTGTAAGGCCAGCTTGTTTGCTACtggttcttttattttaaatctagCAATAGTGTTTAGGGAATTTTTATAAATTAAGCCACATGATTGAGCGATGTTGAATAAAACCAATAATTTTTATGTTGAGTCAAATTTCTGCAAAATATTATTACCTTTTTAGTTGGAAAAGTTACATGAATcatg includes:
- the LOC143396976 gene encoding olfactory receptor 6C3; translated protein: MNHTVITEFVLLGLSDDPKLQIVIFLFLFITYILSVTGNLTIITLTLVDSHLQTPMYFFLRNFSFLEISFTTVCIPRFLGAIVTQDKTISYNNCAAQLFFFIFMGVTEFYILTAMSYDRYVAICKPLHYTTIMSRKLCTLLVLCAWAGGFLTIFPPLMLLLQLDYCASNVIDHFACDYFPLLQLSCSDTWLLEIIGFYFALVTLLFTLALVVLSYMYIIRTILRIPSASQRKKAFSTCSSHMIVISISYGSCIFMYANPSAKEKASLTKGVAILNTSVAPMLNPFIYTLRNQQVKQAFKDVLHRVVFSTNK